Sequence from the Equus quagga isolate Etosha38 chromosome 15, UCLA_HA_Equagga_1.0, whole genome shotgun sequence genome:
tttttgaaaaacaaaagccataGATCACTTTTGTTGGAGTAGATTCTAAGGGCAAATGATTGTAGTATTGACTTTTATATAgataaaaaaaatagtgacaatctATATAcgtgttatttcttcttcatgcATCTCCATTTACCAAAAGTGAATATTTCTTAGTTTACTGACAACTATGTACatgtaatttaataataaatacaagTAAATGGAAACAGGTGATATATAGCAAAATTAAAGATTAACATATACTATGTCCCAGAAATTTCACacctacagaaaaaaatctataccCAAGAGATATATCTTATACATATACCCAAGAGGTAAATACAACAAGGTTGATaacaactttatttgtaatagcagaAATTGGGCACCTAAATGAATGCCAATTGGGGTACTGATTAATACGCTGCGGTCCATTCATACAAAGGAATACGCTAGTAcagaaaatgaatcaaaatagACGAATCTCACATGACGTCAAGGGAGAGCAAGGAAAGTTTTGCATTGGTTGGCGTGATCATGCAGGGAGTTATAAGTCACATTAACAGTTTAAACTTTACAATAATTGCAATGGAGGGTTTGCCCCATACTGACTGTGAGAAAGTCCCTCCATATGTTGAAACAGTATATTCTCCATGTAACTTCTCTCTAGCTCTTTTTTTTAGAAATGACACAAATCGAGTCTAACTCCTCTTCTACGTGACATCTTCCCAAATGTTTGACTATATCTGGCATTTctgtttcccattttcttcctttgaatccTGTAATCCTGTGATTTATAATAGAAATACGTATATATAGGTCTCTCTCCCaagttcctgacacagggctcctgaaacccttgtcaTTTCCTGGATAACAGGAGTGTATTTTGTTCTAATAAGGTGATCTAGTGGGTCCTTGATGAGGACTGGTCACTAGAAAAagcaagccatgattagaagcgtGGAatttttcagccccacccccattctCTTGAGAGGGAGATGGGCTGAAAACAGTTAATGACCAATCATGCctatatgataaatattaaaattattaaaattaagatgttaaaaatattaaaatcccaATGGTAGGGGGTTCAGAGAGCtgccaggttggtgaacacatccacactGGGAGGGTGACATACCTGACTCCATGGGGGTAGAAGTTCCTGCACAGGGACTCTCCgagacctcaccctatgtatccCATCATCTGTTGTTCATCTGTGTCCTTTATcattatcctttaataaactggtaaacataagtaagtATTTCCCTGATTTCAGTGAACCACTCTAGCAAACCTAAGCAAAGGATCGTAGGAACTTCCAATTTGAAGTTGTGGGTCACCTGGAGACCTACTACCTGCGATTGGTAGGTTAGGAGCAGTCttgagactgagcccttaacctgtgggatctgacactatttCCAGgtaaattgagttaaattgtaggacacccagctggtatcaTGGAGAATTGTTTGATGGTGCGGGGAAAAGTTCAGAGATGGTCCCAGAACCTTTTAGATCTTCAACAGAAATGATTATCATGGGTGCAATTTTGTTACGAAAACTCTCTAGACAGAACTATACACATAGTTATATTTACTATAAGGATTGAACTGAATTCAGTTATTTATGTGTAGTACAATGAATACATGTCCTCAGTTGTATTCTTATGAGAATCACTACCAGTCCTCTAATTTCTAAGAATATAACACAAAGTAAAGGCTTTTGTACTGATGTTCAATTTCATCCTATAGAATTAattaaccattcttttttttttcttgaggaagactagccctgagctaacagccattcccatcttcctctactttatatgtgggaggcctaccacagcacggcttgccaagcggtgccatgtctgcacctagtatccaaaccagcgaaccctgggctgccgaagtggaacatgtgcacttaaccactgcgccaccaggccaaccccaatTAAGCATTCTTGATTGCTGTTATCTTTAGATTTGTTTCTATCTCCTATATTATTTGCAATCTGTCTCCCATTGTGTGACCTGTGAATCTAATAATGCTGCCTTCTTTCCTTAATCTCAGTTATTGATAACTGTTTATTAGCAGACAATAAATACTTATATCCTATTACAATAAAACCTCTCTTCCCAAGTAATGTTGTTCCATTAATCAGCTTTTGAGTGTGGATATGCAACTAGATATAAACAAATAGAACTctacttttttctagttttcattaTGTCACAAAAATATGTTAGGAAAACTGTCTCAACTTTTAGAAtgcaactaaaatatattatatttaaagcaTTTCTCTACCATATCAATCTGATACTTCTACAAAGGTGAGATATGTTGGTGAAGGTGTGGAGAGATTGGAAGCTTTTTACACTGTTGGAGgggtgtaaaatggtgcagccactgtagaaaacagtatggaagttcctcaaaagtgaaaaatagaattaccatatgatccagtaattccacttctgagtatatacccaaaggaactgGAACAGAGTCTCAAACAGGTATTTGTACACTATGTTCACGGTAGCATTATtcatagccaaaaggtgaaagcaaaccaaatgtccatcaatagatgaatggattagcaaaatgtagtatattcacacaatgaactactattaagttttaaaaaggaaggaaattctgacatccTACAAGATGggtgaaacttgaaaacattatgctgagtgaagtaagtcagTGACACATACAAAAATTCTTTATGGTTTCGCTTATGTGGGATGTCTAGATAATAAAAagcatagagacaaaaagtaaaatggtggttaccaggggatggggtgaggggacTTTGGGtagttattgtttaatggctatagagtttcagtttaggaagatgaaaaatattctgaaaatggatggtggtgacagttcCTCCAAAATGTGAATGctcttaataccactgaactttTACCCTCATATATggctaaaatggcaaattttgtgttatgtatacaTTACCACAATTTAAAGACAGCATTCAACatacattttccttaaaaaatggtTTGGATTAGAAAACTAAATTTCTCAGAATttcaaaaaaatgagataaagttaGTTTAATGTCTTATTCTAAAtgaatcatttatatatttttaataatcacaAGGTAACTGATAATAGCTTAGTTTAGAATTTCTCTATAAATCATTTTCTaccaatataaaattatataccaGTACAAAATCAAATCTACCAGTATAAAATTAATTGAATCAATTAAtccttcatttaagaaaattaaaaactttcaattttgatttttcttctgtgttcatAATTCACCAAATTTCACTTACATTGGCTTTGCAATGCACATTTGCTTCTGGTAATCTGATTTATTGTGTATTTGGACCTTTAGCAATGAATTCATTTTGAGCAAGGAAAGTCTTATGTTATGCTTTCAATATCCTCTGTTAGTATGTTGcttccatttacttttttaatgatgCTTATTTCTAATAGGAAAGAGGACTGAAATCAGAACTTGGCAAATCagatttatttctcttatctgtTAGCATTATATTATGGCAAAAGCACATGGTGTTACTATAGGTTTTAAGGAGTAACATAATAgctgtatttttctattattgtattttctatgtgtgtgatgtatttgtagaagaaaacaagaaaaaagatggataGCACACAATTAAATAACTATATCAAATGTGACTCAAGAATCAAAAGAAACAACTGATAATGTAGGTACATGCTGCTTCCTCAGCACTTTGATGACTTCTAAAGGGGATACGGGGGCTGAGCTTATGGTGTAaaggttaagttcacgtgctcagccttggtggccctggttcatgggtttggatcccaggtgcagacctacccaccactcatcaagccatactgtagcagtgtcccacatacaaaataaggaagactggcatagatattagctcagtgacaatcttcctcaccaaaaagaataaaaataaaataaaaaagtgacatgggggccagcctggtggcatagtggttaagttcgcgtgctccacttccgtggcccagggtttgcagtttggatcccaggcacggacggacctagcactgctcatcaggcctcgctgtggcagcatcccacataaaatagaagatgattggaacagatgttagctcagcaacaaatctttctcaagtaaaaagaggaagattggcaacggatgttagctcagggccaatcttcctcacaaaataaataaacaaataaataaaaacaaaaatgaatggtAAAATATATGGTACAGTCTTTCTTTCAAAGAGACTAAAATGTAATGAGACTATTGCTGTGCAAAAAACTGGTATGACAGAAGAAGTCACTGAAAATCATTATATCATGTGCTATTTTAAAATCTAGACTGCAGGTGTTTTAGGGTTTAAGAGAATAGTGATAGTATTAATAATTGGGAGAAccatgaaaaaaatttcaaggaaGTGAAAATTCGCTGGGCCTGAAAAACACCTAGGATTTGatctaaaaggaaatgaaaaggggATGCTTCCCATTAGGAGGAAAACATGCATATAGAAACTTGGCAAGAGAACGGAAAATCTGGGTACAATTCTAGAGAAAaaatcattgtggtttttattattaGGCTGACATGGGAATGgtattgaaaatttaaaactagggTTGTTAACCTCAGCTCCAAATTAAAAGTGGCtatttttcagtgtttcagtAAACCTCCTCCaatcatatgaaaaaatatttatgtgagCGTGTGTATGATATTACTGGAGAAAGAATTTCTGGCTTTTATCATATTCTCAGAAATGTCTAAGTTATACCAAATGTACAAATATTGATGTAAAGTTTGAAGATGTTGAAGTTACACAGATTCTGGTGAACTGGAAGACAAGTTCCTGGTACTTGTTCAATGAACGTGTTTAGGCAACAGAAAACTAACATAGCTTTCtgtcaatgaaattttatttgaggGAGACAATCACAATAGTTCTCTGTAGGAATGAAGAAAATAGGGCAACTTGAAGAGAAGTAAGTTAGTAAGCCAAGTAAACGTTAAGCATTTACAAAACTTATTATTTGCATACTCCTTATTTCTTGATTAAGAAGACTCTTGCAACTAATCTTTTAAAGGCCTCCTTTACCTCTTTGTTCCTAAGCGTATATATAAGGGGGTTCAGCATGGGTGCAATGATTCCATAGAAGAGGGAAACCATCTTTCGCCGGTCTTTGGAGTTAGGTGATGGTGGTTGCAGGTACATGGAGATAGCTGTACCATAAAAAAGTGACACGACAATTAGATGGGAGCCACATGTCCCAAATGCTTTTTGTCTACCTTCAGCAGATTGGATTCTCAACACTGCTTGGGCAATAAAAGCATATGATATAAGAATGAGTGTCAGAGGTATTAGATGGAATACCACACTTACAAAGAATAGTTCAGCCTCATTTGCTGTTGTGTCAACACAGGATAACTTGAGCAGAGcagggacttcacagagaaagtgATCAACTACACGGGAGCCACAGAGTGGCAGCTGGAGAGTCAGGGTAGACAACCACACTGAGTTGCCGAAACCAGTAATCCAGGATGAAGCTGCCAACTGGAGGCAGAGCCTTCGGTGCATGACAACTGAGTAATGGAGAGGACGACAAATAGCTACAAACCTATCAAAGGACATGACGGCCAGCAGAACACATTCAGTGGCCCCCAGGGCAAGAAACATGAAAAGCTGAGCCACACAGCCACCATAACTAATTACCTTCCTGGCGCTGTATAAATTCACCAGCATTTGTGGAACTGTACTCGTGGTGTAGCAAAGATCTAGGAGTGACAGAttggtaagaaaaaaatacatgggagTATGGAGTTTGGAGTCCAGGCATGACACTAGAATAATGGTCAGGTTTCCGAAGATAGTTATGATGTAAGAAATGAAGAAGACCACAAAGAGTGGAAACTCCAGCCATGGTTGATCTGAGAAACCTAAGAGGATGAACTCCTGTGGGATGCTCTCATTTACCCGGTTCATGATCAATGTTTCAACTCTTCATTTCCTGAAATGTAAAAATTTAGGAAATCaataaacacacatttattgactattttgattatttttaatcactttacTACCTGTTTGAAGACATTTACAGAACTGATATTGCTTGTAACGTGAAAGATACTTATTTGGAAATGTTCATAATTACCTAAGTATTCTAACATTTAATCTTTCTATATCTGTATCAGCActtcaaaaatgaaatcaaaaatttaaaaaataaatacctgatttaaacaattttaataaaatctgttctttgatttgtttttttcatttggttgatCTTCATTTGCACTACTTTCCACCTAGATAGCTATTATTAGGAAGTTTCGGCTACAATCCCTgccatattattttttttcctaatttttcctcAATGCCAAGGAgattgttttctcatctgaaacaattaaaatgaattagACCACCCCCAAAACTATGCAGATAGGTTCTATCAAGCTATCAGACACATTTCAAAGAAACATGTCTTTTGCCTTTTAGGAGTTGGTAGAATCAGAATAAAAAGATGTTATAATGTGGAATTTGGAGCCAGACAAGCCTAGGTTCAAGTCTCTTCTGTATAAATCATTAGTTATATCATACTGggaatgtttctttctctctatgaACTTTAggctcctcatctataaattagTATAATAATACCTTTCTGCTGTGGTGGTGTGAATGTGAATGAAAGAAATTGTAGTGATCCAAGGTCTCTGAGATGTTCAGAGAGGAAAATCGCCTATGATTTTTAAACTCGAAATATCCTGGAGTTACAAATGGAAAGTGACTCTGATTTGAAAACTTACCTTCCCATTCCCTCCACAACTCCAAAACTGTCAATCTCAACAATAGAGGTGATAGCAACTATCTGATGTGAATTATAAATGTGATCTTTAATGTAAATTGTCTGGCGTAGTGCCACAAACAATGCAAGTGAGAGTACTATAGTCATGCAGGAACTTGGGCACATTTAGAGCAGCGGCTCTTAAGAGCCCTAGGACTGCTGGGCGTACTAACATAAGTCAAAGCTACCAGCTGAAATTTATCCATCTCAAAGTCGTCTCCCTTACTAACACCACcctctattattttattgtgattttgttAGGATAGAAGTGTGAATTTAAGGATAAGAACataatttttgaattattatcaaatgtgtattttaattttgctcACGTATTCTTCAGCTCTCAGTACAGAGTGGTAGGGACGATTTTTATAGTCCCTCAAAAAATTCCTGTTGCTATGCAACTgtcaataaaatgaagtatgagatatagatataaattcaCATATAGATATGAATGTGCATAAAAGCTGaaatcttcaaggaaaaaaacaagtttcTGTTCATTTAGCATGCTTCCATGTGTTTTACATAAGGCAATATAATATTGCATATGTCAGTATTCACATATGTGTAAAAATTACCTGGAAGTACGCAGAGGTGTTAAAAGTTGTTACCTCCAGggagtgggaatggagagagagtAAATAAGACTTTGATATTTAACTTTACTCCTGCTCATTCTAACTTTCAGTAAACAAGTATTATAATACCTTTTACTAATAAATATTactgtatattatataataactttaaatgtctTACTCACTTATACTCTGCATTTTACTACAAGGACCAGCATTGCTTTAGACTTTAATaccataaaaaaacaaatcttatAAAAATTTAGCCTTTTGTTTCTTAATGGATTCTTAAAACTGAGTGTGAGTTAAGGCTCCACGTGAAGATTTTCTAAAGGGTGGAGTAGGGGGACATTGGGCATCttactggcaaaaaaaaaaaaaaagccacagattggaagaattctGAAAAGCTGGACAAATGGAATTAGTAAAGGGAGATTTCACAACTTCAGTTTCCTTGAGTTACTCAATTGTTgaaaaaatgttctcaaattcaTATAATTGGGGAGACTGTATGCCCCAGCTTACCAGGGCTGCTGAGCTTACTCCTACGGTCCTGATGTAATTACTAAGAGAACCCTTCCATTCTCAGAAGTGTTCTTGTTTGGATGAGGAGTTATAAGGTCTCCCTAACTGTAATACTGAAGAGTGAAATAATTTCCTAGTTATTCTTCAGGAGGAATCTCATCATTGAGGACATTGAATTTGTTTCTCCTCCAATCTGAGCCAATGGTCTTTCCTTACTGGCTCTAGACCTGGCATTTCTCCCCTTGAACTCAGCCAAAAGACGGCCTCTCCAAGAAGCCCTCACTGGGAGAGCGGGAATTCAATTAACTTTTCACCATTTCATGCTGAGTTTCGgtaattacaaaagtaatgaaCTTGCTTTTGTTATTATCAACACAATGCATTGGTTGGAGTGCAGTGTCATAGGTTGTGTCTCTTCATGGTCCACAGTAGTGAGAACATGGGGAAGGGGGAAAAGTATCAGtcctggagaaggcaggaggggatAACAGTGATGGGCCAGAGGGCAAGGCAGGAGAACAAAACTTCTAGGGAGATTGTAGTTCGCCTACTTCTCATATGCTTACTTTCGGGGCAAATTTTCTCCACCTTTCAAACAACCagtgacttcaaaatatatccccTCTGAAAAAGAGATCTTCctattaaaaagttgaaatatcATTATGTATTCAGAAGttcagtaatttttattgttattcttaatCAGTAACACTAGGTTGGAAGGATTTATTAACAACTGAAACAAACTAGGAAGTCCTTAACTATGTATCTGAAAGCCCAGCAAGTAGGCTAACTGATTATTTACCTGATTACATCTGTGCAGATCGTGGCCGGTCATGGCCGAGGCCTCAAAAAGCCACACAATCTGTATCTCTGCTCCTGAGTAGAATTCTTTGTGCAGCATCTTCAGAggccatttttctcattttgagtaaCAGCTATTCCCTTGGTCAACGTACGTAGGAACGTCTTTTAACAATGTGAGACACAAAAAGGATCAAAAATAGGTAAGGGAAAGTGAGTATTTTCAAAAGCAGCAGTTGAAAGGAGCTATTTGGACTTTTAGAACTTTCACTATATTTGACTCAGGATATTTCAATTTATATTGCCtagataaataaaatctattacaCCTCTTTGCCTATATATTGGTTGACATTACATTCTCCAGCCACATACTGGATTTTCTCACTCCATGACTGAGATTCAAGGATTCAGAATGATAAATTTCAACAAAGTCTTGGAAACTTCTTTTTAAGCTTTTACTATGGAAAGAGCATTAAGATAAGAAAGATGACAAGTGTGGTAGTTTTGATCCTGCCACTAAGTCACTGCACAACTGGGAAAGTTTCTCAAAGTCTTTGGAAAGCAATTGAAGCTTCTGTAACActggaattttctgttttccattcaatataaaaattgattGCTTCTAAGTTTTCTCAAATTATCATGCTTCTGTGAATGTATAGAAAGCTTTTATATACTACACTGAGCTCCCATCTTCCTGCTGGCGTATAAGGATAAATAATAGGAGTATTTTATTCACACAACATTGCAATTTGGCTTAGTTAGATGgaagtttgtcaatattttttttcaatttcataaaAGATTAATTTGGGCAGAAACCTGAATTAGGAAGCTCAGAGACATTATTTTCGCCAGCTAGCACATCACCGCCTGAAGGTTAGAACCCAAGACTACActtctctaaaattttaattttaagtgatATGATAATAAATAGTTCATAAGAAGAGTGCTCAGAATACTCAAATTTCAGTATGTTTTGTATAATTATTTACAGGAAAGTATTCTACATACCTCCATTTCAAGAATTAGAGAGCGGATGAttcgtgtgtctgtgtgtttccAAGAAGTTTTGAATTCTAACAGAACTAATTAGAAGAATGCAGACTCAACCACCTCTTCATAAGCTATTCAATTGTAAAATGGATCTGATGAAGTTTGTTCAACTTCTCCTTGTTCCACACTTTAAGTGGAAAATTCTGAGATCTCCATTCAGGATTAActcagaaaatataagaataggAATAAAATATTGCAGACAACCAGAACATGTTTTTCTGGTATTATATTGGAAAATATTAAGGTATTAACTGTTATTTTCAGAATTCTCCTCACCAGATGTGCAAAATAAATCAGGACAGGGAACTTTCTTTATTAATGTTAGTCTGTGCTCTAGTTTACAAGGAAAAGTAATAATCCTCATGTGATTTGTGTTAATTGACCATGATATCCgatggggagagaggagatcTCTGTGAAGCGATCTTTCATTTTTAGCTTAGATTTACTCCACAATACCATTTCTCTAGAGACCATCTCTTCAAATTTTCTCCAAGACAAAAGACAATGACGATAGGGACTAAAAAACTTTAtcaaataaagattaaattttgTGTCATCAAACCGAGAGATAGCTTCCTTTTGTAATCTACTAAGTGAGTTCTGTGAAGccacatagaaaagaaaactgtccATTTGCTTTGAAATTCTATCTGGGGTCAATTCCTATTCGACAAAACAGACATCTATTTAATTTaccatagaaatatttttattgctttgttttatatatccaaatattctatctttttatatatacattatatatccAAATATTCATTATGTATCCaaatatttctatcttttctctcACAGATTTTTGCATTTCTAGGCTTAGTTAAGAAGCTCTCCCTCATTTTAATGTAGTTTTCTAGATTTTGGGGGCAAGATTTAAAAAACGATTCATATTTTTCTATAGTCTTTTTCATCCTGGATTTACTTTTATATGTTCTACTACATAGTTCCATATCAATTTTTCAGATGAGTAGACAGaggaaagatatatttataaCAATGGAAAAGGTTAGTATCTATAACATGAAGAGTTTTTAAGAAATCCtagtaaaaacacaaataacacaatagaaaaaaatgccaaataataTGAATACACAACTCAGAATAGCAAATCTATATGAGAAAATTTTGAATTCCCAAATAATGAGGTAAATATGTTGAAGTAATGATAAT
This genomic interval carries:
- the LOC124226304 gene encoding olfactory receptor 2B6 produces the protein MNRVNESIPQEFILLGFSDQPWLEFPLFVVFFISYIITIFGNLTIILVSCLDSKLHTPMYFFLTNLSLLDLCYTTSTVPQMLVNLYSARKVISYGGCVAQLFMFLALGATECVLLAVMSFDRFVAICRPLHYSVVMHRRLCLQLAASSWITGFGNSVWLSTLTLQLPLCGSRVVDHFLCEVPALLKLSCVDTTANEAELFFVSVVFHLIPLTLILISYAFIAQAVLRIQSAEGRQKAFGTCGSHLIVVSLFYGTAISMYLQPPSPNSKDRRKMVSLFYGIIAPMLNPLIYTLRNKEVKEAFKRLVARVFLIKK